The following proteins are encoded in a genomic region of Dasypus novemcinctus isolate mDasNov1 chromosome 21, mDasNov1.1.hap2, whole genome shotgun sequence:
- the SAMD14 gene encoding sterile alpha motif domain-containing protein 14 isoform X1, whose amino-acid sequence MASSKLREPADEVFDLDLAVPETVRLDSSLHKARAQLLAKGRRHRPSRSRLRDSASSAEDGEGSDGPGGKVIDGCGSPLHRLRSPLHSSPGSPAGGSFCLEPPGLRRSVDEDEPPPSPLTRYRPLHNTASHEGLAAASCSPPRSAPSSDSSPSFVRRHPRAEPHSEDDSRDASPPEPASPTTGLDKKTRRKFLDLGVTLRRASTGKSRKEKGSNRLSMGSRESVEGSGRPGGSPFLPFSWFTDSGKGSASSGSTTSPACSPKHEGFSPKKSVSQESTLSDDSTPPSSSPKIPGGPRQEAKCSYPYHTLSQSSDEFLDEPLPSVHHWTSQQVGQWLHSLNLEQYAAEFAARQVDGPQLLQLDGSKLKSLGLGNSHDRALVKRKLKELAAAAEKERKAQEKAARQREKLRRREQEAKKS is encoded by the exons ACCTAGACTTGGCCGTGCCAGAGACCGTCAGACTGGACAGCAGTTTACACAAGGCCCGGGCCCAACTGCTGGCCAAGGGCCGCAGACACCGGCCCTCCCGCTCGAGGCTTCGAGACAGTGCCAGCTCAGCGGAGGATGGCGAAGGCTCCGATGGGCCCGGAGGCAAG GTGATCGACGGCTGCGGGAGCCCCCTGCACCGGCTGCGCTCACCCTTGCACTCTAGCCCTGGGTCCCCGGCGGGGGGTTCTTTCTGCCTGGAGCCTCCGGGACTGCGGCGCAGTGTGGACGAGGACGAGCCACCGCCCTCGCCGCTCACGCGCTACCGACCCCTGCACAACACCGCCTCGCACGAGGGCCTGGCCGCCGCCTCCTGCTCGCCGCCGCGCTCCGCGCCCTCCTCGGACAGCTCGCCCAGCTTCGTGCGCCGCCACCCGCGCGCGGAACCGCACAGCGAGG ATGACAGCCGGGATGCCAGCCCACCTGAGCCTGCCAGCCCCACCACTGGCCTGGATAAGAAGACGCGACGCAAGTTCCTGGACCTGGG gGTCACCTTGCGCCGAGCTTCCACAGGCAAGAGCCGGAAGGAGAAGGGCAGCAACCGCCTGTCCATGGGCAGCAG GGAGTCCGTGGAGGGGTCTGGCAGGCCAGGGGGCTCCCCGTTCCTGCCCTTCTCCTGGTTCACAGACAGTGGCAAAGGCTCGGCATCCTCTGGCAGCACCACCTCCCCCGCCTGCTCCCCCAAACACGAGGGCTTCAGCCCCAAGAAGTCGGTTTCTCAG GAATCCACGCTGAGTGATGACTCCACGCCCCCCAGCAGCAGCCCCAAGATCCCCGGTGGTCCCCGGCAGGAGGCCAAGTGCTCCTACCCCTACCACACGCTGTCCCAGTCTTCAGATGAG TTCCTGGATGAACCCCTTCCCTCCGTCCACCACTGGACCAGCCAGCAGGTGGGCCAGTGGCTGCACAGCCTCAACCTGGAGCAGTATGCCGCCGAGTTTGCCGCCCGGCAGGTGGATGGGCCGCAGCTGCTGCAGCTGGACGGAAGCAAACTGAAG AGCCTGGGGCTTGGCAACTCCCATGACCGGGCGCTAGTGAAGCGGAAGCTGAAGGAGCTGGCGGCCGCTGCCGAGAAGGAGCGCAAGGCTCAGGAGAAGGCTGCGCGACAGCGAGAGAAGCTCCGGCGCCGGGAGCAGGAGGCCAAGAAGAGTTAG
- the SAMD14 gene encoding sterile alpha motif domain-containing protein 14 isoform X2, which yields MTEAGDLDLAVPETVRLDSSLHKARAQLLAKGRRHRPSRSRLRDSASSAEDGEGSDGPGGKVIDGCGSPLHRLRSPLHSSPGSPAGGSFCLEPPGLRRSVDEDEPPPSPLTRYRPLHNTASHEGLAAASCSPPRSAPSSDSSPSFVRRHPRAEPHSEDDSRDASPPEPASPTTGLDKKTRRKFLDLGVTLRRASTGKSRKEKGSNRLSMGSRESVEGSGRPGGSPFLPFSWFTDSGKGSASSGSTTSPACSPKHEGFSPKKSVSQESTLSDDSTPPSSSPKIPGGPRQEAKCSYPYHTLSQSSDEFLDEPLPSVHHWTSQQVGQWLHSLNLEQYAAEFAARQVDGPQLLQLDGSKLKSLGLGNSHDRALVKRKLKELAAAAEKERKAQEKAARQREKLRRREQEAKKS from the exons ACCTAGACTTGGCCGTGCCAGAGACCGTCAGACTGGACAGCAGTTTACACAAGGCCCGGGCCCAACTGCTGGCCAAGGGCCGCAGACACCGGCCCTCCCGCTCGAGGCTTCGAGACAGTGCCAGCTCAGCGGAGGATGGCGAAGGCTCCGATGGGCCCGGAGGCAAG GTGATCGACGGCTGCGGGAGCCCCCTGCACCGGCTGCGCTCACCCTTGCACTCTAGCCCTGGGTCCCCGGCGGGGGGTTCTTTCTGCCTGGAGCCTCCGGGACTGCGGCGCAGTGTGGACGAGGACGAGCCACCGCCCTCGCCGCTCACGCGCTACCGACCCCTGCACAACACCGCCTCGCACGAGGGCCTGGCCGCCGCCTCCTGCTCGCCGCCGCGCTCCGCGCCCTCCTCGGACAGCTCGCCCAGCTTCGTGCGCCGCCACCCGCGCGCGGAACCGCACAGCGAGG ATGACAGCCGGGATGCCAGCCCACCTGAGCCTGCCAGCCCCACCACTGGCCTGGATAAGAAGACGCGACGCAAGTTCCTGGACCTGGG gGTCACCTTGCGCCGAGCTTCCACAGGCAAGAGCCGGAAGGAGAAGGGCAGCAACCGCCTGTCCATGGGCAGCAG GGAGTCCGTGGAGGGGTCTGGCAGGCCAGGGGGCTCCCCGTTCCTGCCCTTCTCCTGGTTCACAGACAGTGGCAAAGGCTCGGCATCCTCTGGCAGCACCACCTCCCCCGCCTGCTCCCCCAAACACGAGGGCTTCAGCCCCAAGAAGTCGGTTTCTCAG GAATCCACGCTGAGTGATGACTCCACGCCCCCCAGCAGCAGCCCCAAGATCCCCGGTGGTCCCCGGCAGGAGGCCAAGTGCTCCTACCCCTACCACACGCTGTCCCAGTCTTCAGATGAG TTCCTGGATGAACCCCTTCCCTCCGTCCACCACTGGACCAGCCAGCAGGTGGGCCAGTGGCTGCACAGCCTCAACCTGGAGCAGTATGCCGCCGAGTTTGCCGCCCGGCAGGTGGATGGGCCGCAGCTGCTGCAGCTGGACGGAAGCAAACTGAAG AGCCTGGGGCTTGGCAACTCCCATGACCGGGCGCTAGTGAAGCGGAAGCTGAAGGAGCTGGCGGCCGCTGCCGAGAAGGAGCGCAAGGCTCAGGAGAAGGCTGCGCGACAGCGAGAGAAGCTCCGGCGCCGGGAGCAGGAGGCCAAGAAGAGTTAG